In the Gemmatimonadaceae bacterium genome, AAGATTGTGAACCAGCAACAATCCACGCCGCACTGCCGTGTCGTGTCGAGAGCAGCGATAGCAGGAGCGCGCGTGCCGATGCATCGCCTCCATCACCACCGCTGGGAGCGTATCGTCGACGTATCCGACGTGCTTCTCTCTAAACTCGCGACAATCTATCAGGGCCATTCGTCCGCGTGAAAAAATATGGGTTCGCGTTTGGGTACCCCGGTTCGTGAACCACGGTTCCCAGAATTACTAGACAAGCTGCCCGCCTGCTAGTGTGCGAAAGGAATCGCAGAAAGCATGCGAACGGTATTGGCCATTATCCTGAGAACCGAACGAATGCAAAACGCCGGCGCAGATTTTCGCGCCGGCGTTTCTTGGTCTAGCCCCTATTCCTGGCCCTAGCCCCTCATCAGTCCAGCCATGGTTCGATGATCGAGGCGAATGCGTTCCGCGCCCGATTCAATCGCGACTTCACCGTGCCGAGGTTGCAATCGGTGATCTCCGCGATTTCCTCGTACGACTTACCCTCCAGCTCGCGCAGCACGAAGACCTGGCGGTGATGCTCTGGCAGTTTCGCCACGGTCTCCTCGACTAGTTGGCGCAGATGCCGCTTCCGGTACAGGTCGTCTGGCCGAGCCGTCGTATCTTCGAACTGCAGCGGCCGCTCCTCGTCTTCCCAGTTGCTCTTGATCGTTTGAAAGAGCACCATCGGATTTCGAGACCTGTTCCGTAACTCGTTCTTCGCCAGGTTCGATGCGATCGTGTAGACCCACGTCGAGAATTTCTTCGAGCGGTCGAAACGTTGAATGTGCCGATAGACGCGGATGAACACTTCCTGCACGAGGTCTTCCGCCTTCTCGCGGTCGCCAATTGTGCGATAGATGAAGTTCAAAAGCCGGGTCTGGTAGCGCTCGACCAACTCTTGAAACGCTCGCTCCTCGCCACCCAGAAACGCGGAAACGACCTCAGCGTCGTCCTGCGTCCGGAGCTTTTCTCTGATGGACGCGCCTGGTAGCTGCGCCCGTTTGATTGCGATATCAGCCATTCGACTATGCCCCCCCGTTTGGTCCTGCACCAGGGCTCGATCCGCCGTTTTCTGGATCGATCTGGGCTCCTCCGATTAGTGATGCGACAAAGCGTCTCGGAACCGGTCACACCCTTCAAAAGCACGCCACGTGCCCAGTTAGACGGTGCTTGTTCCATGTTGTTAATGCTTGTCAAAGCAATGAGTTAACTCAACTTCGGCAGGTGTAGAACGACCTCTGCCGTGGGTAGCGGTGTCACCTGTCAGTGACGCTTCGAAAGGACAGGCAGCGCCGCCCGCACAACCTTTCGACACGCCCCGGTTGGTGATTGGTTGTCGGTAGTTGGTGGGTGGTGGTTGGGGGCAAGGAAGGCCGGCGAGCAAGCTCGCCGGCCATCCGAATCACCAATCACCAACCACCAACCACGACTAACGACCAGCGCGGAACCCTGCGGCGAAGAGAATGAGCACCGTCGTCTTCGCGTCTCGGATCTCTCCCGTCCGGATCAACTCCAACGCGTGCGACAGCGTCATCGTTTCGAGCGTCATGAATTCGTCAGGCTCACGGCTGCTTTCGCCGCGTGTCAAACCCGCCGCCATGAAGCCATGAATACGCTCGTCGATAAAGCCAGGGGTCGTGTAGAAGGTGTAGAGCGGCTCCAATCGATCGGCCGTGCACCCTGTCTCCTCCATTAGCTCGCGACGAGCGCAATCCAGCGGCGACTCGTTCGGGTCGAGCCTCCCCGCGGGGACCTCGTAGAGGAAGTCTTCCGCCGCGTAACGGTACTGCTTGATGAGCAGGATCTGCGGGTCTTCGCCAGCCGGATCGCTCAGGAACGGAATTACGGCGCTCGCTCCGGAGTGGCGAATGATCTCCAACTCGCCCGTCGAGTTGTCCGGAAAGCGGACCTGATCGATGTCGAGATTGAGAACGCGGCCCGTGTACACGCGGCGCGAGCCGAGCTTGGCGTCTCCCATCGTTAGATGGCGTGGCCCTCGACGTCGTAGACCTGCAGCGGCCCGAAATCCATTTCTGCGACGTGATCCCGGACGGCGGCCGCGTTACCGACCACCACCATCTGTAGCGCCTCCGGGTGTAGATGACGCTCGGCTGCCGTGAGCACGTCGCCGGTAGTTATTGCGCGAACATGCCCGCGATATTCGTCGTACCAGTCGTCCGGCAGGTCGTAGATGACGAGCGTCGTCAATGCCGCCGCGATTGCCGACGTCGTCTCGAATCGAATGGGGAAAACGCCGTCGAGGTAGCTCGTTGCCAGTGAGAGCTCGTCCGCCGAGATCGGCGCAGAGCGGATGCGATCGATTTCATTCAGGACTTCTCGCGCCGCGGCGTGGGTGACATCGCTCGCCACCGCGGTCGCAACGACCCAAGGTCCTCGTTGGCGACGCCAGTCGAAGTACGAGTTCGCGCCGTACGTGTAGCCGTGCGCCTCGCGCAGATTCAGGTTGATTCGCGACGAGAAGAGGCCGCCGAGCACGGCGTTCATGATCATCGCCGGGAAATAATCGGGATGTCGTCGCGGCAGACCCACGTGGCCGATGCGCAGCTCCGATTGCGGTGCGTCGGACTTGCTCACGATGTGTACCGCGCGCGACCGTCGCGCCGCCTCGTCCGCCGCCGACACAGGGATCGTCACGCTTCCACGCCAATCTCCCAACACCTCGCTGGCGAGCTTCACGATCTCATTCGTCTTCACGTCGCCGGCGACGACGATCGTCATACCGTTAGGCGAGTACCGTTTGCCGTACAGGCCGGCAACTGCGTCGCGCGTGAGAGAGCGCACGCTCGACTCGTCGCCGCCGTCCGGCCGCGCGTAACGAGACGAGCTCTCGTACAGAAATCGCGAGAACATCTCGTCGGCCAACCCACGCGGCTCGGCGCGAAGCTGCAGGAGCTCGGCGAGGCGCTCGTTCTTGAGGCGTTCCACTTCGCGCTCGTTGAACGCGGGAGCGCGCGTGACCTCGCCGAGTAACTCGAAGGAGGCACGGAGCTTCTCGGTGAGAGTCGTCAGCGTCACCGCAGCGACGTCCCAGTCCGCATGCGCCTCGATGGATGCGCCAAGACGCTCGAAACGATCGGTGATCGCGCTCCCGTCGCTCGAGGGCGACCCTTCGAGCAGCAACTTCGCCGTGAGCTGCGCAAGCCCGTCGCGGCCGGCCGGATCGCATACCGCGCCGGCGTCGAGGAGAACGGTGATCGAGACGATCGGCAGCTTCGCGATCGGCGCAACGACGAGCTTCAGGCCGTTAGGCAGGGCAGCTCTCTCGAAGCGCGGAAACGAATACGGACGCGGCGCACCGGAGGCGGGCCGCGGCAGGCGCCCCGTCAGCGCGCTGCCACTCATCGCTCTGTCAGCGATCCCACGCCGGCCGCGATCTGGTCAGACCGCACTGTCTCTTCGCTACCCTCCTGTTTCGGCACGAAGAGCAGGCTGGCGCGATTGTCCTCGCCAAGTTGATCGTGCACGAAGCGGTTCACGTCGCCTGCCGTCACCGATTCGTACTGCTGAACTTGTTCATTCACGAGCTCAGGATTCTTGAAATACGTCGCGAACTGCGACAGGCGATCCGCTCGGTCGCCGGCTGATTGCATTGCGGCCACAAATTCCGTCTGCACCAGAGCGATCGCCCGCGCGACCTCAGCCTCGGTGATTCCATCACGTACGAGCAGGTCGACCTCGTCGGCAACTTCCCGTTCGAGTGCCTCGGCGGAGAGTCCCGGCCGCGCCGTCACGTCGATCACGAGCAGGTCGCTGCCCTTCGCGAGATCGTAGGTGAAGGCCTGCGCTTCGGCAGCCACTTGGCGCTCTCGCACGAGGCGACGATAAAGCTTGCTCCCCTTCCGGAGCCCAAGAATGGCCGAGCAGATGCTCGATGCGTAGTACTGCTTCGTGCCGAATACCGGCGCTCGGAACGCGAGGAAAAGCCGCGGCAGCATCACTTCGTCTTCGACGACGACTCGCTTCCAGCCACCGAAAGTCGCCGGCAGTGACATGTCGGGAAGAGGCGGCCGGCCGTTTCCGGAAGGAATCGAACCGAAGTACTTGTCGACCAGTCGCTTCGCTTCGGACTTGTCGAAATCACCCGCGATCGACAACACCGCGTTGTCCGGCGTGTAGTATGTCGCGAAGAAGTGCTTGATGTCGTCGAGGCTCGCCGCGTCGAGATCCGACATCGACCCGATCAACGAATGATGAAACGGGTGTTCTTCCGGAAAAACCAGCGCCGGTAAACGCTCCCACCAGGTGCCGTACGGTTGATTGTCCACCGACCATCGACGTTCGTTCTTCACGACGTCGCGCTGCGTGTCGAGCTTTTGCTGAGTCATGGCGGGAATCAGCCAGCCCATTCGATTCGCTTCCAGCCACAGGACGAGCTCGAGTTGGTTGGATGGTACGGTTTCGAAATAATTCGTGCGATCCAGCCATGTCGATCCATTCAACGTCCCGCCGGCACGTTGAATGAGCTCGAAGTGCTCGTTGGCTCCGACATCAGCCGAGCCCTGAAAGAGCATGTGCTCGAACAGATGCGCGAACCCGGTACGTCCTTCGCGCTCGTTCGCTGACCCAACGTGATACCAGAGATTCACGGCCACGATCGGCGCCGTGTGATCCTCCGAAAGAGTCACGAAGAGACCGTTTGGCAACCCAAAGGTTTCGATCGGAATACGCATCGGCGTAAATTGCACTCCTCGTCACTTCTCAGGAACCCTGCGCACCGACGGCGCCCTTTCGCACCCGAGTCACGTATTGTTTCTGCTCGCCGCGCTTGCCGTCGTCGTCGTTTATTTGTTGCTCCTGGGCCTCATGTGGCTGCAGCAGGAGCGCATCGTGTTCCAGCCGCCGATCGTGTTGCGTGGGCTCTTATCGCCGCGACCGGTCGGCGAACACGTGCGGCACGTCTCATACCGTGCAGAGGACGGTACTGATCTCTTCGGCTATCTCGTCGGGGATCATACGCAGGCCGGACGAGTCCTCGTCGCGTTTCACGGCAACGCCGACCTCGCACGGAACCTGATTCCGTGGGCGCAGGGGGTCACCAAGGTGGCCAACGTGGCCGTCCTCCTTCCGGAAATACGGGGCTACGACGGGCTGTCCGGCCGTCCGACGTATCTCGCGGCAGCGGTCGACGCCCGTGCCGCACGCGAGTATGTGCTTGGCCCGCTGGGAGTGTCCGGTGACCGCATCGTCTACTTCGGGCACTCGCTCGGGAGCGCAATTGCTGCAGAGCTCGCGCGAGAGAATCCCCCCACCGCACTGCTTCTTCAGTCGCCTTTCTCGTCCGCGAAAGCGATGGCTCGGCGCATGGCCCTGCCCTTCCTCACGACATTCTGGCCCGTCGTTTCCCGGGTGCACTACGACACCATCCAGCGCGTGAAAGAGCTAAACGTGCCGGTGTGGGTTTCACACGGACTCAAAGATCGTGTCGTGCCGGTGTACATGGGAAAGGAGGTCTACGAGGCAGCGGCGGTGAAGGGCGAGCTGCTCCTCGTGCCCGGCGCCGGCCACAACGACGTCGCCGAGTGTGCGCCACACGAGTACTGGAACTGGCTGCGAATGGCGGTGAGCTCGTAAAGCTCACCTGGTCCGCGCGGGATGCTCGAAGAGCAGCGTCAGCGGTGCTTTGAACGATTCACTCAGGGCGTAGCGCCACGACTCCACCGCGCTCGCGGAAATCGGGCTCGTGCGCGTCGGCGACGTGTGTGGAATGAGACTGAATCGCCGAGCGAGAATCCATAGCCGGAACATGTGAAATGGATCGCTGACGAGAATCACTTGCCGAGCGCGTAGTGAGTCCATCATCGCCGCAACGCGCTGTATCGATTCCGTCGTCGTCCGGCCGCGAGTCTCCATGAGAATCGCGCTATCGGGGACGCCGTGCTTCATTGCATAACGACGACCGACAGCGGCCTCACTCGTCGTGTCACCGTCGCCCATTCCGCCTGTGAGAATCAAACGCGGTGCGAGGTGATGCTCCCACAGCGACACAGCGTGATCGAGTCGCGCCCGCAATACCGGTGACGGCCGGCCGTCATACTGCGCCGCGCCAAGCACGACGATCGCGTCGGCGCGCCGCGCGTCATCGCGGCGCTCGAAGAACATCACGGCCGCGACCGACGTGAGCCACGCGATGACAACGAGCAGGACGATAACCCGCAGAATGCGCGCAGGAACGCTCGAGCGAGAAGAATCCGACACTTTTCAAAGGTCTCGCGCGCACACTCACTCCGCCAGACTCAGCATCGCGAGCCAAAAGACGTCGAACGCGACCCGCGCGGTTGGCGCGACCTCTTCGCGCACCGCGACCCCGACGTTGAGCGCGAGGCCGTCCACGAAAGCGACGAACACGTTGGCCACGAGCGCCGGCTCGATGCGCAGGCGCAGCTCGAGGATCGTGAAGAGGTGTTCCACGGTCTGCTTCGCGGTCGCGCGGCGCAACTCCGCTGCTTCGCGCGCAGCGAGCTGCACCCGCGCTCCACGACACGAGTCGAGCTCGAGCAGGACACGGATATCCCCGCGCTCGAGCTCTCCGTCCAGCCACTGCCACAGCGCGTCGACGGCGAGCGGATTGTGACTTCCTTCGTAGCTCGCGAGCGCCTCGCGTTCTCTCGCGACGAGATCGTGCGCGAGCTGTTCGATGAGACGCGAGAGTAGCGTCTCCTTATCCTCGAAGTGGTAGTGTATGAGCGCCTTGCTGACGCTCGCCTCGTGCGCGATGTCGCTCATCGAGAGCGCGGCTGCGCCGCCCGAGGCGATCTGCCGCGCCGCGGCGTCGAGAATTCGTCGCGTCGCGGACTCCACGATCCCCTATTGCTCCACGCCGCTGGGGCGCTGGAAGACGACCGTCATCCGAAGACCGTCTTGCGACATCAGCGCCGGTTCCCATCCTCCGCGGCTACGCTCGTTCAGTAAATCGGTGAGCGCGTCTTCGTCGTCGCGCGCGTGCCGCGTCAGGCGGAGGATCACCGCTTGGTATTCTTTCATTCGCGCGAAATTAGTAGCTTCCCGGCCATGGACACCACCCCTGGCTTCCCCACGCTGCGCATCGTGTCGCATCCGCTGATTCAGCACAAGCTCACGATTCTGCGTGATCGCGGAACGCCGACCAAGATCTTCAAGGAGCTGGTGGACGAGATTGCGATGTTGATGGCGTACGAGGCGACGAATGATCTCGCGCTCGAGCCCGCGCCAGTCGATACACCGCTCGAGTCAACGGTTGGACAGCGCGTGAGCGGAAAGAAGCTCACGCTCGTGCCGATTCTTCGCGCCGGTCTCGGTATGGTGGAGGGTATCTACCGGTTGGTGCCGGGCGCGCGCGTCGGCCACATCGGCTTGTATCGCAACCACGACACCTTGGAGCCGGTCGACTACTACTTCAAGGTGCCTGGCGACGCGGCGGAGCGGGATTTCTTCCTGCTCGATCCGATGCTC is a window encoding:
- a CDS encoding sigma-70 family RNA polymerase sigma factor — protein: MADIAIKRAQLPGASIREKLRTQDDAEVVSAFLGGEERAFQELVERYQTRLLNFIYRTIGDREKAEDLVQEVFIRVYRHIQRFDRSKKFSTWVYTIASNLAKNELRNRSRNPMVLFQTIKSNWEDEERPLQFEDTTARPDDLYRKRHLRQLVEETVAKLPEHHRQVFVLRELEGKSYEEIAEITDCNLGTVKSRLNRARNAFASIIEPWLD
- a CDS encoding NUDIX hydrolase, giving the protein MGDAKLGSRRVYTGRVLNLDIDQVRFPDNSTGELEIIRHSGASAVIPFLSDPAGEDPQILLIKQYRYAAEDFLYEVPAGRLDPNESPLDCARRELMEETGCTADRLEPLYTFYTTPGFIDERIHGFMAAGLTRGESSREPDEFMTLETMTLSHALELIRTGEIRDAKTTVLILFAAGFRAGR
- a CDS encoding pitrilysin family protein, giving the protein MSGSALTGRLPRPASGAPRPYSFPRFERAALPNGLKLVVAPIAKLPIVSITVLLDAGAVCDPAGRDGLAQLTAKLLLEGSPSSDGSAITDRFERLGASIEAHADWDVAAVTLTTLTEKLRASFELLGEVTRAPAFNEREVERLKNERLAELLQLRAEPRGLADEMFSRFLYESSSRYARPDGGDESSVRSLTRDAVAGLYGKRYSPNGMTIVVAGDVKTNEIVKLASEVLGDWRGSVTIPVSAADEAARRSRAVHIVSKSDAPQSELRIGHVGLPRRHPDYFPAMIMNAVLGGLFSSRINLNLREAHGYTYGANSYFDWRRQRGPWVVATAVASDVTHAAAREVLNEIDRIRSAPISADELSLATSYLDGVFPIRFETTSAIAAALTTLVIYDLPDDWYDEYRGHVRAITTGDVLTAAERHLHPEALQMVVVGNAAAVRDHVAEMDFGPLQVYDVEGHAI
- a CDS encoding pitrilysin family protein, which gives rise to MRIPIETFGLPNGLFVTLSEDHTAPIVAVNLWYHVGSANEREGRTGFAHLFEHMLFQGSADVGANEHFELIQRAGGTLNGSTWLDRTNYFETVPSNQLELVLWLEANRMGWLIPAMTQQKLDTQRDVVKNERRWSVDNQPYGTWWERLPALVFPEEHPFHHSLIGSMSDLDAASLDDIKHFFATYYTPDNAVLSIAGDFDKSEAKRLVDKYFGSIPSGNGRPPLPDMSLPATFGGWKRVVVEDEVMLPRLFLAFRAPVFGTKQYYASSICSAILGLRKGSKLYRRLVRERQVAAEAQAFTYDLAKGSDLLVIDVTARPGLSAEALEREVADEVDLLVRDGITEAEVARAIALVQTEFVAAMQSAGDRADRLSQFATYFKNPELVNEQVQQYESVTAGDVNRFVHDQLGEDNRASLLFVPKQEGSEETVRSDQIAAGVGSLTER
- a CDS encoding alpha/beta hydrolase, with amino-acid sequence MFLLAALAVVVVYLLLLGLMWLQQERIVFQPPIVLRGLLSPRPVGEHVRHVSYRAEDGTDLFGYLVGDHTQAGRVLVAFHGNADLARNLIPWAQGVTKVANVAVLLPEIRGYDGLSGRPTYLAAAVDARAAREYVLGPLGVSGDRIVYFGHSLGSAIAAELARENPPTALLLQSPFSSAKAMARRMALPFLTTFWPVVSRVHYDTIQRVKELNVPVWVSHGLKDRVVPVYMGKEVYEAAAVKGELLLVPGAGHNDVAECAPHEYWNWLRMAVSS
- a CDS encoding YdcF family protein gives rise to the protein MSDSSRSSVPARILRVIVLLVVIAWLTSVAAVMFFERRDDARRADAIVVLGAAQYDGRPSPVLRARLDHAVSLWEHHLAPRLILTGGMGDGDTTSEAAVGRRYAMKHGVPDSAILMETRGRTTTESIQRVAAMMDSLRARQVILVSDPFHMFRLWILARRFSLIPHTSPTRTSPISASAVESWRYALSESFKAPLTLLFEHPARTR
- a CDS encoding helix-turn-helix domain-containing protein, which translates into the protein MESATRRILDAAARQIASGGAAALSMSDIAHEASVSKALIHYHFEDKETLLSRLIEQLAHDLVAREREALASYEGSHNPLAVDALWQWLDGELERGDIRVLLELDSCRGARVQLAAREAAELRRATAKQTVEHLFTILELRLRIEPALVANVFVAFVDGLALNVGVAVREEVAPTARVAFDVFWLAMLSLAE
- the upp gene encoding uracil phosphoribosyltransferase; this translates as MDTTPGFPTLRIVSHPLIQHKLTILRDRGTPTKIFKELVDEIAMLMAYEATNDLALEPAPVDTPLESTVGQRVSGKKLTLVPILRAGLGMVEGIYRLVPGARVGHIGLYRNHDTLEPVDYYFKVPGDAAERDFFLLDPMLATGGSAVAAVSSLKRAGATRIRFLCLVAAPEGVRRLAQGHPDVTVYCAALDRALNEQGYIMPGLGDAGDRLFGTR